In a single window of the Nodularia spumigena CCY9414 genome:
- a CDS encoding peptidylprolyl isomerase translates to MESSSFLTVNDQPIFINQAVKYLQASGKLAHFIGDILRQYVIEQEIQNRDDIQISPALTEQTIIDFRLKNQLNDPQTFQEWLQQNATDYATFYESIAFSFKLEKLKVLIAEPKISEYFIERKIFLDRVIVSRIIVDNQEIAEELQTQIEEGGSFEQLAKEYSLSEDRMVNGMMGPVSRGTMPDQLRAVIDIANPGKVVGPIEIEGRYGLFRVEQFLPASLEDMQLKQALQNELFEKWLVEKIQKLTVKLQMS, encoded by the coding sequence AGTAAATGACCAGCCAATTTTTATAAATCAGGCAGTAAAATATCTGCAAGCCTCTGGAAAACTAGCGCATTTCATTGGCGACATTCTCCGCCAGTATGTTATTGAACAAGAAATACAAAACAGAGATGACATACAAATCAGCCCCGCTTTAACAGAACAAACCATCATTGATTTCCGCCTCAAAAATCAACTCAACGACCCCCAAACTTTTCAAGAATGGTTACAGCAAAATGCCACAGATTACGCTACCTTTTACGAATCAATCGCCTTTAGCTTTAAATTAGAAAAACTAAAAGTTTTAATTGCCGAACCAAAAATCTCAGAATACTTTATTGAACGCAAAATTTTTCTAGATCGGGTGATAGTTTCCCGGATTATTGTTGACAATCAAGAAATAGCTGAAGAACTACAAACCCAAATTGAAGAAGGAGGTAGTTTTGAGCAACTAGCAAAAGAATATTCCTTGTCAGAGGATCGAATGGTTAACGGCATGATGGGGCCAGTCAGCCGAGGCACAATGCCAGATCAATTGAGAGCAGTTATTGATATAGCTAATCCTGGAAAAGTTGTCGGTCCTATAGAAATCGAAGGACGTTATGGCTTATTTCGAGTAGAACAATTTCTGCCCGCGTCTTTAGAAGATATGCAACTCAAACAAGCACTACAAAATGAATTATTTGAGAAATGGCTAGTGGAGAAAATTCAAAAGCTGACAGTCAAACTACAAATGAGCTAA